In a single window of the Arachis hypogaea cultivar Tifrunner chromosome 6, arahy.Tifrunner.gnm2.J5K5, whole genome shotgun sequence genome:
- the LOC112697946 gene encoding deSI-like protein At4g17486 encodes MKLKSKKGWKSIVPLHLKGKSATRFSLFRKVNSASCGPAKTPVYLNVYDLTPMNGYMYWAGLGIYHSGVEVHGVEYAFGAHDYPSSGVFEVEPRQCPGFKFRKSIFIGTTSLDPVQVREFMERQAASYNGDTYHLILKNCNHFCKDMCYKLTGKSIPKWVNRLAKLGSICNCVLPQALRTSSVRHDPSYQPLPHDSEKRRLRGSFNCLSSISMRQKHLSTSSLFLQSPIRGCLSSSWPSWELRKSINRSLKER; translated from the exons ATGAAATTGAAGTCTAAGAAAGGATGGAAATCTATTGTGCCTCTTCATTTGAAAGGGAAATCGGCGACGCGCTTTTCTCTCTTTCGCAAGGTCAATTCGGCTAGCTGTGGACCGGCGAAAACGCCAGTCTATCTCAATGTTTATGACTTGACACCCATGAATGGTTACATGTATTGGGCTGGTCTTGGTATCTACCACTCTGGTGTCGAAG TTCATGGAGTGGAATATGCATTTGGAGCTCATGACTACCCATCAAGTGGTGTTTTTGAGGTTGAACCAAGGCAGTGCCCCGGCTTCAAGTTTCGGAAGTCAATATTCATAGGAACCACTTCTTTGGATCCTGTTCAAGTTAGGGAGTTCATGGAACGCCAAGCCGCGAGCTACAACGGCGACACATATCATTTAATTCTTAAGAACTGCAACCACTTCTGCAAGGACATGTGCTACAAGCTTACTGGCAAATCAATCCCAAAATGGGTAAATAGACTTGCAAAGTTAG GTTCAATATGCAATTGTGTTCTACCTCAAGCACTAAGAACTTCATCTGTGAGGCATGATCCTAGCTATCAACCCTTACCCCATGATAGTGAAAAGAGAAGGCTTAGAGGCTCCTTTAATTGCTTGTCCTCAATCTCAATGCGCCAAAAGCACTTGTCAACGTCTTCGCTATTTCTACAGTCAcccattagagggtgcttgtcaTCTTCATGGCCCTCCTGGGAACTCAGGAAGTCCATTAATCGTTCCTTGAAAGAAAGGTAA
- the LOC112806009 gene encoding uncharacterized protein — MADAPPPTPSELLRMVTELQQANQRMAEANEHMRNENQRMQQQIEQLINARIEHGNNHNEQNNDEEHRTHVSETPQDEEGGGPHESEKRAETDKDELDNSTGPFTADIMNFQLPRQFTLPTTLTPYDGLGDPKQHIKKFRSIMIVNGASDPILCRCFPSFLDGPALDWFCSLPADSISRFQELATQFEDHFAASAIYLHDSDYLTTVKQGPQESLKDYITRFTKIAMRIPDLHPEVHLHAIKSGLRPGKFQEAIAVAKPKTLAEFREKAKGQIDIEELRQARKSEKSATAKDDERPRENRKNFKPIPRYESYTQFNTKRDDIIKEILNSKLIKPPRKAGSYPEPKNVDKSKYCTFHQKFGHTTDECVIAKDLLERLARQGHLDKFIAGHMQKRSTLPRNHPR; from the coding sequence ATGGCTGACGCACCTCCTCCCACCCCATCCGAGCTTCTTCGTATGGTGACTGAACTTCAGCAGGCAAATCAGCGCATGGCTGAGGCCAACGAGCATATGAGAAACGAAAATCAACGGATGCAACAACAGATCGAGCAATTAATCAACGCCCGCATTGAACATGGTAACAATCATAATGAGCAGAATAATGACGAGGAACACCGCACACATGTTTCGGAGACACCTCAGGATGAGGAAGGCGGCGGTCCGCACGAGAGCGAAAAAAGAGCCGAAACCGATAAGGACGAGCTTGACAATTCCACAGGACCATTCACGGCAGACATCATGAATTTCCAGCTGCCTAGGCAGTTTACTTTACCAACAACATTAACTCCTTATGATGGATTGGGAGACCCAAAACAACACATCAAGAAATTCCGATCAATTATGATCGTTAACGGTGCATCTGATCCTATTCTATGCCgttgttttccttcttttttaGATGGTCCTGCACTTGACTGGTTTTGCTCTTTGCCTGCAGATTCTATTTCCCGATTTCAAGAACTGGCAACACAGTTTGAGGATCATTTTGCAGCGTCCGCTATTTACCTACACGACTCGGACTATTTGACAACTGTTAAACAAGGCCCTCAAGAAAGCCTAAAGGACTACATCACCCGTTTTACGAAGATAGCGATGAGGATCCCCGACCTTCATCCTGAAGTCCACCTACATGCCATCAAGAGTGGGCTCCGCCCAGGAAAATTCCAGGAAGCTATCGCGGTAGCTAAACCAAAAACCCTGGCCGAGTTCCGCGAGAAGGCCAAAGGACAGATAGACATCGAAGAACTCCGTCAAGCTCGGAAGTCAGAAAAGTCGGCAACTGCCAAAGACGACGAGAGGCCCCGAGAAAATAGAAAGAACTTCAAGCCAATACCCCGATACGAGTCATACACGCAGTTCAACACCAAGCGAGATGACATTATCAAGGAGATATTAAACTCCAAGCTAATCAAACCTCCACGGAAGGCCGGGAGTTATCCAGAGCCAAAAAATGTTGATAAATCCAAATATTGTACGTTCCATCAGAAGTTCGGTCATACAACCGATGAGTGCGTGATCGCTAAAGATCTCCTCGAACGTTTAGCGAGGCAGGGACACCTTGACAAATTCATTGCAGGTCACATGCAAAAGAGATCCACCCTGCCGCGGAACCATCCTCGGTAA
- the LOC140173797 gene encoding uncharacterized protein, whose protein sequence is MGDSKVKLLPKVEDDGSYGWVGEDVKIRASLFFDEESVRAISLEKVTRPGFHIELIPCNRVDRVYHRRNDFESFYLYSCILEELFVKLPFSKFECSVLKQMNCAPSQVHPNGWAFIKCFEVLMEFLGIEPEVELFFSLFQAKGVWKGVWVNLNSTPGFAVFKLYKSSFKDFKEMFFKVRSVEKEFPFYLDENLGEQFPLFWCCHPNHILGPELISPRNECIINFLMEMVDLGGLISVSNLLPWEENRASVVEYLGGRYPRVSASSMRARFKLKNFEGSSSNPEKVEGEVEVNQPIPRKKGIVFKKRKSENLEEGKKMVELDELANFIVKQEKLHSFEEKGDGSSLWDKNFPFNVVADEVVQSASDITRIDEVLGFRLASIGRSQEKRHRKMLQCASESTELKGQLETKENMLAELEKELAAVKEKLKVEKEKHQSVSEALEKKKGELTSMSEQIVEVTMKLKQMESSRQTDVLDAFAEGFERAVIQAKFLFPGSNFTAMDPSKVVRNGKLVDDEDEAEEGDDNLAD, encoded by the exons ATGGGTGATTCGAAAGTAAAGCTACTGCCTAAGGTGGAAGATGATGGGTCATATGGTTGGGTTGGTGAGGATGTGAAAATTAGGGCCTCTTTGTTCTTTGATGAAGAAAGTGTTAGAGCAATATCTTTAGAGAAAGTAACGAGGCCCGGTTTTCACATCGAACTGATTCCGTGTAACCGTGTGGATAGGGTTTATCACAGAAGAAACGATTTTGAAAGTTTTTATTTGTATAGTTGTATCCTTGAGGAGTTGTTTGTGAAATTGCCGTTTTCAAAGTTTGAATGTAGTGTGTTGAAGCAGATGAACTGTGCTCCGTCCCAGGTTCATCCTAACGGATGGGCTTTTATAAAGTGTTTTGAGGTATTAATGGAGTTCCTAGGTATTGAACCTGAGGTAGAGCTTTTTTTCTCACTCTTTCAAGCAAAAGGCGTTTGGAAAGGTGTCTGGGTAAATTTGAACAGTACACCCGGATTTGCTGTTTTTAAATTATACAAATCCTCTTTCAAAGACTTTAAAGAGATGTTCTTTAAGGTGAGATCGGTGGAGAAGGAATTCCCGTTCTACTTGGACGAGAATCTCGGCGAACAGTTTCCTCTTTTCTGGTGTTGTCATCCTAATCATATTTTGGGTCCTGAATTAATTTCGCCGCGGAATGAAtgtattatcaattttttaatggAAATGGTTGATTTGGGCGGTTTGATATCTGTCTCTAACTTGTTGCCTTGGGAGGAAAATAGGGCTTCGGTGGTGGAATATTTGG gTGGTAGATATCCTAGGGTTTCAGCGTCGAGTATGAGGGCTCGTTTTAAGTTAAAAAACTTTGAAGGTTCTTCCTCTAACCCGGAGAAAGTGGAAGGGGAGGTTGAGGTGAATCAACCGATTCCGAGAAAGAAAGGTATCGTATTTAAGAAGAGAAAGTCGGAAAACTTGGAGGAGGGGAAGAAGATGGTTGAGCTTGACGAATTGGCGAATTTTATCGTGAAGCAAGAGAAGCTCCACTCGTTTGAGGAAAAAGGTGATGGTTCGTCACTGTGGGACAAGAATTTTCCTTTTAATGTGGTGGCGGACGAAGTTGTGCAGTCTGCTTCTGATATTACTCGTATTGATGAA GTTTTGGGTTTTCGGCTAGCCAGCATTGGTCGGAGCCAGGAAAAGAGACATAGAAAAATGTTACAGTGTGCATCTGAGAGCACCGAGTTAAAAGGTCAGCTTGAGACGAAAGAGAATATGCTTGCCGAGCTTGAGAAGGAGTTAGCTGCtgtgaaagagaaattgaagGTTGAGAAGGAGAAGCATCAAAGTGTTTCTGAGGCTTTAGAGAAGAAGAAGGGTGAATTGACTTCTATGAGTGAACAAATCGTTGAGGTTACGATGAAATTGAAGCAAATGGAATCTAGTCGGCAGACTGATGTCCTAGATGCTTTTGCAGAAGGTTTTGAGCGTGCGGTAATTCAGGCTAAGTTTTTGTTTCCTGGCAGCAATTTTACTGCCATGGATCCGAGTAAAGTAGTTCGGAATGGTAAGTTAGTTGACGATGAAGATGAAGCTGAAGAGGGGGACGATAATTTGGCTGACTAA
- the LOC112697947 gene encoding arabinosyltransferase RRA3-like codes for MAGRRDALLSKDKAHSSLFFRSPIAAAVLVGVIVGCVFAFLFPHGLFFGPHHRKLKTRISHPQMVSSVACVLPEQVNVLKTDILAAREKNSELKKQVRSLMEKLRMAEQGKGHALEQVVVLGEKHKAGPFGTVKGLRTNPTVAPDESVNPRLAEILKDVAIYKELIVCLATYNVKEMLELWFTNIKKVGIPNYLVVALDSETEEFCKLNDVPVYRRDPDKYVDSVAKAGNNHAVSGLKFRILREFLQLGYGVILSDVDIVYLQNPFDHLYRDSDVESMSDGHNNMTAYGYNDVFDEPSMGWARYAHTMRIWVYNSGFFYIRPTIPSIELLDRVATRLSLDPKAWDQAVFNEELFFPSHPGYDGVYAAKRTMDMYLFMNSKVLFKTVRKNNSLKKLKPVIVHINYHPDKFERMKAVVDFYVNGKQDALDNFPDGSEW; via the exons ATGGCGGGTCGAAGAGACGCGTTGCTGAGCAAAGACAAAGCCCACTCCTCCCTCTTCTTCAGATCTCCGATCGCCGCCGCCGTCCTCGTCGGCGTTATCGTCGGCTGCGTCTTCGCATTCCTCTTTCCGCATGGCCTCTTCTTCGGTCCTCATCATCGCAAACTCAAAACTCGAATTTCACATCCTcag ATGGTTTCGTCTGTGGCGTGTGTATTGCCGGAACAAGTTAATGTGCTGAAAACCGATATTCTGGCTGCGAGGGAGAAGAATTCTGAGCTCAAGAAACAGGTCAGGAGTCTAATGGAGAAGCTGCGGATGGCGGAGCAAGGAAAGGGTCATGCACTGGAGCAGGTTGTTGTGCTAGGTGAGAAGCACAAGGCTGGGCCTTTTGGCACTGTCAAGGGTCTCAGGACAAATCCAACCGTGGCTCCGGACGAATCGGTGAATCCAAGATTGGCAGAGATCTTGAAGGATGTTGCTATTTATAAAGAACTTATAGTTTGCCTTGCAACCTACAATGTGAAGGAAATGTTGGAGCTCTGGTTTACCAACATCAAGAAGGTTGGCATACCTAATTATTTAGTAGTTGCCTTAGACAGTGAAACCGAAGAATTCTGCAAATTGAATGATGTTCCGGTATATAGAAGAGATCCGGATAAATATGTTGATTCAGTCGCCAAGGCAGGTAATAACCATGCTGTCTCTGGACTGAAATTTCGTATTCTAAGAGAATTTTTGCAGCTGGGTTATGGTGTTATTCTCTCGGATGTTGATATTGTATACTTGCAGAACCCATTTGATCATCTTTATAGAGATTCAGATGTGGAATCAATGTCTGATGGCCACAATAACATGACAGCCTACGGTTATAATGATGTCTTCGATGAACCTTCGATGGGTTGGGCGAGGTATGCTCATACGATGAGAATATGGGTTTACAACTCTGGTTTCTTTTACATAAGGCCTACTATTCCATCAATCGAGCTCCTAGATCGTGTCGCTACCCGGCTTTCCCTGGATCCAAAAGCATGGGACCAGGCCGTTTTCAACGAAGAGCTCTTTTTCCCTTCGCATCCTGGTTATGATGGAGTTTATGCAGCCAAAAGAACAATGGATATGTACCTTTTTATGAACAGCAAGGTTCTGTTCAAGACAGTTAGGAAAAACAATTCACTTAAGAAGTTGAAGCCGGTGATTGTACATATTAACTACCATCCTGATAAGTTCGAAAGAATGAAGGCAGTGGTTGATTTCTATGTCAATGGAAAACAAGATGCGCTGGATAATTTCCCAGATGGTTCTGAGTGGTAA
- the LOC112697948 gene encoding probable protein phosphatase 2C 55 isoform X2: MPSNNYFSKLSSIVQKKGGIKCCSEVLIGQGRLWFGLDSRLFHSMNFSSCMDLNRIGGVGLTSSSELGRRTLSVADTLSRTVSTPSISGPSFQVCGYHIGRSLSRPEQFSTATKPQSKTMAIPLPRAMFGECYLDNPNLKCGCPSPSIKNRSNIGLSKSLANGKKVIMSLENNHRPDNSVIYGYFVYSAAKTWFSSHAYTEPWSKGFHSSLASSSSVGPAHDVHFDSSWEEQLANSAESAEQKNPVCQNLKLVSGSCYLPHPDKEETGGEDAHFICSQEHAIGVADGVGGWAESGVNAGFYSRELMSHSVDAIQEEPKGSIDPARVLEKAHSITKAMGSSTACIIALTDQGLNAINVGDSGFMVIRDGCTVFRSPVQQHGFNFTYQLGTNGDLPSSGQVFTIAVAPGDVIVAGTDGLFDNLYNNEITAVVVHAVRAGFGPQVTAQKIAALARQRALDKNRQTPFSTAAQDAGIRYYGGKLDDTTVVVSYITGTKNA; encoded by the exons ATGCCATCCAATAATTACTTTTCAAAGCTAAGTTCAATTGTGCAGAAGAAGGGTGGAATCAAGTGCTGTTCTGAGGTTCTGATTGGGCAAGGGAGATTGTGGTTTGGTTTGGATTCAAGGCTTTTCCATTCTATGAATTTCTCATCCTGTATGGACCTTAACCGAATTGGTGGTGTTGGATTGACTTCAAGCTCAGAACTAGGAAGGAGAACCTTGTCTGTAGCCGACACGTTGTCACGTACAGTTTCGACTCCATCCATATCAGGGCCTTCATTTCAGGTCTGTGGATACCACATTGGCCGTTCACTTTCTAGACCTGAGCAGTTCTCGACCGCCACGAAACCTCAGAGTAAAACTATGGCTATTCCCTTGCCCAGAGCTATGTTTGGAGAATGCTATTTAGATAACCCAAATTTGAAGTGTGGTTGCCCATCACCGTCGATAAAGAATAGGAGTAATATCGGTTTAAGCAAGAGTTTGGCCAATGGGAAAAAAGTCATCATGAGTTTGGAAAATAATCATCGGCCAGATAATTCTGTGATTTATGGATATTTTGTTTACAGTGCTGCAAAGACATGGTTCAGTTCTCATGCTTACACAGAGCCTTGGTCTAAAGGTTTTCATAGCTCGCTGGCATCATCTTCCTCGGTTGGGCCTGCTCATGATGTACATTTTGACTCCTCCTGGGAAGAGCAGCTAGCAAATTCTGCAGAGTCAGCTGAACA GAAAAACCCTGTGTGCCAAAACCTCAAGTTAGTATCAGGATCATGCTACTTGCCTCATCCCGATAAAGAAGAAACTGGTGGAGAAGATGCCCATTTTATATGTTCACAGGAACATGCAATTGGTGTGGCCGATGGTGTTGGTGGCTGGGCAGAGAGTGGTGTTAATGCTGGATTTTACTCTCGTGAACTCATGTCCCATTCGGTAGATGCTATTCAGGAGGAGCCTAAAGGCTCAATTGACCCTGCTAGGGTGCTGGAGAAAGCACACTCAATTACAAAAGCTATGGGTTCCTCTACAGCATGCATCATCGCACTTACTGACCAG GGTCTTAATGCTATTAATGTGGGAGATAGTGGGTTTATGGTGATCCGTGATGGGTGCACTGTATTCCGATCCCCTGTGCAGCAACATGGCTTCAATTTCACCTATCAGCTTGGTACTAATGGTGATTTACCTAGTTCTGGTCAG GTTTTCACAATTGCTGTTGCTCCTGGAGATGTCATAGTCGCCGGTACAGATGGTCTGTTCGATAACTTATACAACAACGAGATTACGGCGGTCGTGGTTCACGCTGTAAGAGCTGGGTTTGGTCCGCAGGTGACAGCCCAGAAGATAGCTGCGTTGGCGCGTCAACGAGCATTAGACAAAAACAGGCAGACCCCTTTCTCGACTGCGGCTCAAGATGCCGGAATTCGTTACTATGGCGGCAAGCTTGATGATACTACAGTTGTAGTTTCATATATTACTGGCACAAAGAATGCATAA
- the LOC112697948 gene encoding probable protein phosphatase 2C 55 isoform X1 produces MPSNNYFSKLSSIVQKKGGIKCCSEVLIGQGRLWFGLDSRLFHSMNFSSCMDLNRIGGVGLTSSSELGRRTLSVADTLSRTVSTPSISGPSFQVCGYHIGRSLSRPEQFSTATKPQSKTMAIPLPRAMFGECYLDNPNLKCGCPSPSIKNRSNIGLSKSLANGKKVIMSLENNHRPDNSVIYGYFVYSAAKTWFSSHAYTEPWSKGFHSSLASSSSVGPAHDVHFDSSWEEQLANSAESAEQKNPVCQNLKLVSGSCYLPHPDKEETGGEDAHFICSQEHAIGVADGVGGWAESGVNAGFYSRELMSHSVDAIQEEPKGSIDPARVLEKAHSITKAMGSSTACIIALTDQGLNAINVGDSGFMVIRDGCTVFRSPVQQHGFNFTYQLGTNGDLPSSGQVCFCGGLDTFELGQLLLVFTIAVAPGDVIVAGTDGLFDNLYNNEITAVVVHAVRAGFGPQVTAQKIAALARQRALDKNRQTPFSTAAQDAGIRYYGGKLDDTTVVVSYITGTKNA; encoded by the exons ATGCCATCCAATAATTACTTTTCAAAGCTAAGTTCAATTGTGCAGAAGAAGGGTGGAATCAAGTGCTGTTCTGAGGTTCTGATTGGGCAAGGGAGATTGTGGTTTGGTTTGGATTCAAGGCTTTTCCATTCTATGAATTTCTCATCCTGTATGGACCTTAACCGAATTGGTGGTGTTGGATTGACTTCAAGCTCAGAACTAGGAAGGAGAACCTTGTCTGTAGCCGACACGTTGTCACGTACAGTTTCGACTCCATCCATATCAGGGCCTTCATTTCAGGTCTGTGGATACCACATTGGCCGTTCACTTTCTAGACCTGAGCAGTTCTCGACCGCCACGAAACCTCAGAGTAAAACTATGGCTATTCCCTTGCCCAGAGCTATGTTTGGAGAATGCTATTTAGATAACCCAAATTTGAAGTGTGGTTGCCCATCACCGTCGATAAAGAATAGGAGTAATATCGGTTTAAGCAAGAGTTTGGCCAATGGGAAAAAAGTCATCATGAGTTTGGAAAATAATCATCGGCCAGATAATTCTGTGATTTATGGATATTTTGTTTACAGTGCTGCAAAGACATGGTTCAGTTCTCATGCTTACACAGAGCCTTGGTCTAAAGGTTTTCATAGCTCGCTGGCATCATCTTCCTCGGTTGGGCCTGCTCATGATGTACATTTTGACTCCTCCTGGGAAGAGCAGCTAGCAAATTCTGCAGAGTCAGCTGAACA GAAAAACCCTGTGTGCCAAAACCTCAAGTTAGTATCAGGATCATGCTACTTGCCTCATCCCGATAAAGAAGAAACTGGTGGAGAAGATGCCCATTTTATATGTTCACAGGAACATGCAATTGGTGTGGCCGATGGTGTTGGTGGCTGGGCAGAGAGTGGTGTTAATGCTGGATTTTACTCTCGTGAACTCATGTCCCATTCGGTAGATGCTATTCAGGAGGAGCCTAAAGGCTCAATTGACCCTGCTAGGGTGCTGGAGAAAGCACACTCAATTACAAAAGCTATGGGTTCCTCTACAGCATGCATCATCGCACTTACTGACCAG GGTCTTAATGCTATTAATGTGGGAGATAGTGGGTTTATGGTGATCCGTGATGGGTGCACTGTATTCCGATCCCCTGTGCAGCAACATGGCTTCAATTTCACCTATCAGCTTGGTACTAATGGTGATTTACCTAGTTCTGGTCAGGTATGTTTCTGTGGTGGACTTGACACTTTCGAGTTGGGACAACTTTTGTTG GTTTTCACAATTGCTGTTGCTCCTGGAGATGTCATAGTCGCCGGTACAGATGGTCTGTTCGATAACTTATACAACAACGAGATTACGGCGGTCGTGGTTCACGCTGTAAGAGCTGGGTTTGGTCCGCAGGTGACAGCCCAGAAGATAGCTGCGTTGGCGCGTCAACGAGCATTAGACAAAAACAGGCAGACCCCTTTCTCGACTGCGGCTCAAGATGCCGGAATTCGTTACTATGGCGGCAAGCTTGATGATACTACAGTTGTAGTTTCATATATTACTGGCACAAAGAATGCATAA